The window ACCCACATTAGTTCTAAATCTATAAATTCTAGGAAAGCCATCTATAGCATCATCGTATCGAAGTAATGCACCTAATCTATCGTTATAAGCCAAATAAAATAAGCTCCAATCAAAATTTAAGAAATCGCTATAATTTCCTCTAAATCCTAAATCAGCATTATATCCGCTTTCATCTTTTAGGTTCGGATCAACCAAAATATTGGTATTATTAACTCTTAAATCATTGAAGTTAATTCCTCTATAATTCATTGAAATATTCGAATATACTTCTAAATCAGATTCCGTTTTGTAGCTTATTCCTATCCCACCCAATATGAAAGAGCGATCAAGGTTTTTAGACTCGTAAATTGTAGTATCAAATATTATATTTCCAGCTAAATCTTCAACTGAATTCCTATAATAACCAGTACTATTTGTACTTATATATTCCCATCTTACACCTGGTGTAATGGATAATTTATCATTTACATTTATTATGTTTTCAGCAAAAACAGCAATGTTTTCTGATGGATATCTAAATGCTAGGTCTTCTAATTCTGAAGGATTATTGAATCTGAAATCGGCCTCGAAACCAGCAGGGCCTAAGCCTTGTCTTTGTTGCGTATTTCCTTTAAAGTATCTGGCACCGATTGCTGCTGCTTGAATTTGGCCAAATAGGTCATAACGATGCAAAAACCTCAATTCAGAACCAAAGTTTTCATAATCATCCCACAAAAGATTTCTTTCTTCTTCTGGAAAATCAACTTGAGTAACACGTTCTAGATTACCCAAAGCCTTTCTAGAACCTACCAATCCAAAAGTTTTCCAGTTAATTTTAGTCTTTTCATTAAACTTATAGTCCACTATCATAGCTGGAATATTCCATTGAATAGCAAACCAGTTCCTTTCTCTTACCGATTGAGTTGGATCTTGCTCAAACATACGGTCGGTTAAACCTCCTGCTTGCTGCGCTAAATAATCCATGTGAGTGAATTCAAAACACAAATACAGCTTATCGGTCAAATTCATATTTAGATCGGCAAATAGCGTATTGGATTCAAAGGATTCATTATCTCTAAAACCATCTCCTTGTTTTCTTTGATAGAAAACAAAGTAATCCATATCCCCAGTATTACCCGTAACACTATTGTAAGAACTTAAAAGACCGAATGAGCCTACAGTATTTCGGGTATGAAATTGAAAAGGGTCTCCCTCAGGTGCTCTTTTGAAAAGGAAATTGATCATTCCTCCGAATTGAGAACCGTATTGTAATGATGCAGCCCCTCTAACCACTTCTATCTTAGATAAAGATTCAACGGGTGGAGTATAATAACTTTCCGGATAGCCTAATGGGTCTGCAGAAATATCATATCCATTTTGTCTGGTATTGAAATTAGATGTTCTATTAGGATTAAGTCCTCTTCCTCCAATTCCTAATTGTAAGCCTCCACCATCACTTTCCCATATATTTAAACCTGGAACCTTGGCAAATACTTGACGAGCATTATTGGTTGCTAAATTTCCATTTAATTGATCAATGTTGATGACCTCATTTTTCTTCGCCTCATATATTAAGGTCCCTTCAACTGGATTTAATCGAGTAACATTAAACACTTCAGATTTTTTACCATAAGCTTTCACTTCATCTAAAGTTTCAAGAAGAGGTTTTAATGAGAAATTGATGGTCTTCCAGCCTGATTCAATCTTAATTTCTTTGATTTCGCTTTGTCTTCCCAAATAGAAGGCCGCAACTTTATATTCTCCAGAAGGTAATTCTAATTTATAATTTCCCTTTTTATCCGTAACTGCTTTAAGGTTACTATCGAGCACAAAAATTTCAGCTTGTTCAATGGCATCATTACTTTCTGAATCACTTACTTTACCCTTTAAACCTTGCGCTATTGCAGCATTTTGAAAAATACCGATTAACAAAATGATATGTATACAATACTTTTTCATTGATTGTATGGTAGTACCCAATTTTTATGTTGATAACCTCTTTTTATGCTCGCTAAATTTATATTTGGATCGATAAAGGGGCGACTACCTTTACCATTCACTGCGGCATAGCTTTCCACAAAAACTTTTGCAGAAGCATTAAATTCTTCTTGATATATATCTCTTAAAAAGTGAGAAAATTGTAAGATCATGTCTGGCTGGGTGTTCATCATTTTTTCCTGCACAGCTGTTAAATATTGCTGAGGCATCACTTTAAATGATTTGTTCAGGTCTGGAATTTCTACTGTAAATTCTGAGTATCCTACCTTCTCCATTAGCATAACTCTCCACGAAAATCTATAGCCTTGCTCTGTCCAAAAAAGATTACCTGGGTAAAGTGTGTAGCGAAATGGTAAAAGAAGCTGTATTCCGAAAAAAATAATTAAGAAATATTTCAATATACCAAGTTTGTAACTTTTACTAGATTGTATTTCTGGAACCTGAATGTTTTGAAAAAACCTATTCCATAATCTTTTGTGAAAGTCTTCAGAAAAGAAAATCAAGGTACTTAATACCATTATATATGGAAACATTCCGATTTGGAATAAGGCTGCAGTCATAAAGTGGAAAGCAATAACCGTTAAATAAGCTATTACTCTAGTGCGCTTCCAAAGTAAGAAAAACGGTATAGTTAAATCGTAAAAGGCACCAAACCAGCTAAAAACATATGCTGTGAATTTGTAATCAAACAACCAACCAATTAATGGAGTATCTACTCTAGAAGGTAGCCAGATTTTTAAGGGTAAGGCTTCAATCAACCAATCTGATTGCAATTTTGCTAGCCCAGCAAAAAAATAAACAATGCATAATTGTATAATGATGACATCAATAGTCCAGGATGGAACATAGAAACTCTGCTGTTTTTTTCTCCAGGCATCAAAAGAATAGGCTTGATTTGCTGGTACCAAAATGAGTAAAAAGGCAACTATGCTTACAAAATAGTAATGATTAAGATAATTCGTTTTATCAATTAGCTCTACATAGGTGAAAGACAGGAAAAATAAGGATGCACTAAATCGGTAAAAAGCTCCAAATGCAATTCCGATAGCAGAGATACCCATTAATGCAAACAAGATGTACATTCCCGGATCACCTAAAGACTTTATCCATTCAAAGCCATAATAAGGGAAATAAAAGTCTGGCTCTATATATTGTTTAGCTATCCAACCATTAGCCCAAAATCTAATAATAGAAGCTAGCATCATAACACCAAAAGCTACACGGAATGTAGCTAGTGGCGCAATATGTTTCAATTGATTAGGACGATATTTTAATGACCAGTTAGTCACCGTCATTATCCTGGAAAGTAATGGAAACTGATAATGCTGAGGTCATATCAACTTTTATAAGTGGAATCACTATTTGCAATTGATTATAAACCTCAACCAAATTACTTCCTTCATTAGCTGCTAGTTCGCTGTAAGGAGCATTTATGGACTCCATTAAATCTAATGCAGCTTGCGACTCATTAATAATCGAAGTACTTAAAGGATTTTCATTTCTATCAATTGCATTAAGGGCATCTAGGTAATCATCCATTCCTAAGCCATCAGTTGTAGAATTAAAAGCTTGTCCTTTGAACACTTCAATTGAAGACTTTACTGACTCTTTAGCTAAATCACCTGACCAGCCAGAAAAATAAGCTTCAACGCTTTGGGGACTTACTATACCGCCAGTTCTAGGATTACCACCAGAGGGAAAACCAATTTTAGCATTCTTAAGTCGAATATCGAACTGAAAATTATATTCATTTACTAGCAAACTAGTTCCACTTCCTACATCCGTTCCAATGTTACTAATAAATGTCTCTCGGTAAGGATCCCAGCCTTCTGATACAATATTCGAAGCAGTTTGAATATCCGCTATAACATCCGATAAGTATTTCAGTCTGCTTTCTCCTAAATCTGGATCTCCAAAATAAGATAAAACTTCTTCCTGACTAGCTCCAGTTCCAAATAATAAATAATCAATAGCAGGAAATCCTTTAGCTGCTACATTTGATGCAGAACCAATTATATAGTCTTGATTATTGATATTCTGTTCAATCAATTCCGTGTTGGTGGGAAAAATATTAACTCTATCCCTTAAGTTAACACTTGAAACAGGGCCTACATGTACAAAAGCTAAGTGTTGATACGCTAACCAAGCTTCTTTAAATTCTGATCTTAATTCGTTAAGGCTTTCTAAAGATGGGTTAGTAGCAAATGAACTGCTAGCCACAGAAATTCCTTCAACTTCTGATGCAAAATTTAAAATTGACGGCTTGATTACATTATCAGCCATATTGACTAAAAATGCTTCTCTATCAAAATCAACCTTTTCACTACCTGTGTTATCATCACAGGCGGTGAATAAGGTTAACAAAAATATGAAGAATAAATATTTAATGTGTCTCATATTACGTTTTATAGCTGATCTTGAACTTCTTCGAATCCGTATGTAGAAACTAAAGTTGCTTTAACTGCATTGATATTATCAGTAGTTATCTCATAGAAATTAGTTCCTAAAAGCGCTAATAAAGCTTCAATTTCTGTATTCGTTAATTTTTTATTTGGATTAAATTTTAAAGAATAAATAAAGGCCCATGCTTCAGAAATTACGTGATTTCTAATAGCATCATCAGCAAAGGATGCAATTCCACCATTTAAATAATGAACAGCGGTAGCTGCTGAAACTCTTTCCCATTCATTTCTAATGATTTCAATTTGCTCATCTCTGGTATCTAAATCTTTATTTGAAATGGCTGCTCTACCTGTAATGAAAGCATTCATTAAAGCTTCATTCGTATTCAATAAC is drawn from Marivirga arenosa and contains these coding sequences:
- a CDS encoding HTTM domain-containing protein — its product is MTVTNWSLKYRPNQLKHIAPLATFRVAFGVMMLASIIRFWANGWIAKQYIEPDFYFPYYGFEWIKSLGDPGMYILFALMGISAIGIAFGAFYRFSASLFFLSFTYVELIDKTNYLNHYYFVSIVAFLLILVPANQAYSFDAWRKKQQSFYVPSWTIDVIIIQLCIVYFFAGLAKLQSDWLIEALPLKIWLPSRVDTPLIGWLFDYKFTAYVFSWFGAFYDLTIPFFLLWKRTRVIAYLTVIAFHFMTAALFQIGMFPYIMVLSTLIFFSEDFHKRLWNRFFQNIQVPEIQSSKSYKLGILKYFLIIFFGIQLLLPFRYTLYPGNLFWTEQGYRFSWRVMLMEKVGYSEFTVEIPDLNKSFKVMPQQYLTAVQEKMMNTQPDMILQFSHFLRDIYQEEFNASAKVFVESYAAVNGKGSRPFIDPNINLASIKRGYQHKNWVLPYNQ
- a CDS encoding TonB-dependent receptor produces the protein MKKYCIHIILLIGIFQNAAIAQGLKGKVSDSESNDAIEQAEIFVLDSNLKAVTDKKGNYKLELPSGEYKVAAFYLGRQSEIKEIKIESGWKTINFSLKPLLETLDEVKAYGKKSEVFNVTRLNPVEGTLIYEAKKNEVINIDQLNGNLATNNARQVFAKVPGLNIWESDGGGLQLGIGGRGLNPNRTSNFNTRQNGYDISADPLGYPESYYTPPVESLSKIEVVRGAASLQYGSQFGGMINFLFKRAPEGDPFQFHTRNTVGSFGLLSSYNSVTGNTGDMDYFVFYQRKQGDGFRDNESFESNTLFADLNMNLTDKLYLCFEFTHMDYLAQQAGGLTDRMFEQDPTQSVRERNWFAIQWNIPAMIVDYKFNEKTKINWKTFGLVGSRKALGNLERVTQVDFPEEERNLLWDDYENFGSELRFLHRYDLFGQIQAAAIGARYFKGNTQQRQGLGPAGFEADFRFNNPSELEDLAFRYPSENIAVFAENIINVNDKLSITPGVRWEYISTNSTGYYRNSVEDLAGNIIFDTTIYESKNLDRSFILGGIGISYKTESDLEVYSNISMNYRGINFNDLRVNNTNILVDPNLKDESGYNADLGFRGNYSDFLNFDWSLFYLAYNDRLGALLRYDDAIDGFPRIYRFRTNVGNAAIAGVESYTEMNWSKFLNPKPIHEFSTFLNAAFIRGRYAEDNQESAIAGNKVELVPEVNIKTGLNYEWKSFSSTLQFTYLSEQYTEATNAERTATGVDGIIPSFHVLDLSAKYKYKFAQLEAGINNLTNNFYFTRRATGYPGPGIIPSAGRNFYVTLDLKF
- a CDS encoding imelysin family protein; its protein translation is MRHIKYLFFIFLLTLFTACDDNTGSEKVDFDREAFLVNMADNVIKPSILNFASEVEGISVASSSFATNPSLESLNELRSEFKEAWLAYQHLAFVHVGPVSSVNLRDRVNIFPTNTELIEQNINNQDYIIGSASNVAAKGFPAIDYLLFGTGASQEEVLSYFGDPDLGESRLKYLSDVIADIQTASNIVSEGWDPYRETFISNIGTDVGSGTSLLVNEYNFQFDIRLKNAKIGFPSGGNPRTGGIVSPQSVEAYFSGWSGDLAKESVKSSIEVFKGQAFNSTTDGLGMDDYLDALNAIDRNENPLSTSIINESQAALDLMESINAPYSELAANEGSNLVEVYNQLQIVIPLIKVDMTSALSVSITFQDNDGD